The genomic segment CAAAATAAGCTAAGTAACCAAATACTGATTTTAATTGTGACGGTACGTCATAGGTTAACTCTGTTAACTGTCCGCCACCACCGATATTAATGAAATAAGACAAGTCTTCTCCCATTATAGCTTCTCCAACATCCATGAAAAAAGACTGCTCTTTTTGAATCACTTTTGCTGCTTCGACTAAATTATTTCTCGGGATGTGTAATGCTCTAGCATAATCATTCGTTGTTCCAGCAGGGATGATTGCCAGTTTGGGTCTTTTTTCCAAACCAGCAATTCCGTTTACGACTTCATTGATCGTTCCATCTCCACCAGCAGCTACGATCAATTCAAAACCAGCCTTTGCTGCTCTTTCTGCTTCATTTCGAGCAGAATTGGGTTCTGGAGTTGTCGCATAGGCACTCGTTTCATATCCTGCTTCTTCATAAATTTGAAAGATTTCTACTAGATGTTTTTTTACGATTTCACGACCCGAAGTGGGATTATAAATCACTCTTGCTCGCATAAAACTACTCCTTTACTTTCACACCAACTCTTAGCGTTTACTCAACTCATCATTTAATAGTTTATTTACGATTCCTGGATTAGCTTGTCCTTTTGTTGCTTTCATAATTTGTCCAACTAAGAAACCAACAGCACGGTCTTTTCCGTTTTTGAAATCTTCAATGGATTGTGCATTTTTATCTAAGATATCATTGATGATCGGTAATAATTTAGCTGGATCGCTTAATTGAACCCATCCGTTTGCTTCAACAACTCCTTGAGCGTCTCCACCATTTAGGATCAATTCGCGGAATACTTTTTTAGCCATTTTTGAACTGATTGTTCCATCTGCTATTAATTTGATCATACCCGCAAGGTTTTCAGGAGTCAGTTTAGTCTCATGTAATTCTAGTTTTTCACTGTTCAAATAAGCTGAAACTTCACCCATCAACCAGTTAGACGCTTGTTTTGCATCTGCTCCATTGGCTAATGTGCCTTCAAAGAAATCAGACATTTCTTTTGTAGCAGTCAAGACCATTGCATCATATTCCGGCAATCCTAATTCGCTGATGTAACGGATACGGCGATCTTTAGGCATTTCTGGAATAGTAGCTTTCACACGTTCGATCCAGGCTTCATCAATTATGATATTTGGCAGATCCGGTTCAGGGAAATAACGGTAATCGCTCGAACCTTCTTTGACACGCATCAAAAGAGTGTCTCCAGTTGTTTCATCGTAACGTCTTGTTTCTTGTTGGATCACTCCGCCAGATAAAAGAACTTTTTCTTGGCGTTTTTCTTCAAATGCCAATCCGCGACGGACAAAGTTAAATGAATTTAAGTTTTTCAATTCTGTTTTTGTTCCAAATTTTTCTTGTCCGATTGGACGGATAGAAATATTGGCATCACAACGCATTGAGCCTTCTTCCATTTTCACATCACTAACCCCTGTGTATTGGACGATTTGCTTAATAGCTTCTAAATAAGCATACGCTTCTTCAGGTGAACGCATATCTGCTTCTGATACGATTTCGATCAATGGCGTTCCTTGACGGTTCAAGTCAACGTAAGAATAGCCGTCTGTTCCATGCGTATTTTTCCCAGCATCTTCTTCTAAATGAACACGTTCGATGCGGATTTTCTTTTTCTTGCCATCCACTTCGATCTCGATCCAGCCATCATGTCCGATCGGTTGGTCATATTGTGAAATTTGGTAAGCTTTTGGATTATCCGGATAAAAATAGTTTTTACGGTCAAATTTAGTATCTTGTGAAATTTCACAATTCAAAGCCATAGCAGCTTTCATCCCAAATTCAATCGCGCCTTTATTGATAACGGGTAAAACGCCTGGGTAACCCCAGTCGATAACGTTTGTATTTGTGTTTGGTTCTGCACCAAAGTGAGCTGGAGCAGGTGAGAACATTTTTGAGTCGGTTTTTAATTCTACGTGGACTTCTAGTCCGATTACTGTTTCAAAGTTCATATCGATTCTCTCCTCCTACAAATTTGGTTTTTCTTTATGAAAGTCAGTTGCTTGTT from the Carnobacterium inhibens subsp. inhibens DSM 13024 genome contains:
- the gatB gene encoding Asp-tRNA(Asn)/Glu-tRNA(Gln) amidotransferase subunit GatB, coding for MNFETVIGLEVHVELKTDSKMFSPAPAHFGAEPNTNTNVIDWGYPGVLPVINKGAIEFGMKAAMALNCEISQDTKFDRKNYFYPDNPKAYQISQYDQPIGHDGWIEIEVDGKKKKIRIERVHLEEDAGKNTHGTDGYSYVDLNRQGTPLIEIVSEADMRSPEEAYAYLEAIKQIVQYTGVSDVKMEEGSMRCDANISIRPIGQEKFGTKTELKNLNSFNFVRRGLAFEEKRQEKVLLSGGVIQQETRRYDETTGDTLLMRVKEGSSDYRYFPEPDLPNIIIDEAWIERVKATIPEMPKDRRIRYISELGLPEYDAMVLTATKEMSDFFEGTLANGADAKQASNWLMGEVSAYLNSEKLELHETKLTPENLAGMIKLIADGTISSKMAKKVFRELILNGGDAQGVVEANGWVQLSDPAKLLPIINDILDKNAQSIEDFKNGKDRAVGFLVGQIMKATKGQANPGIVNKLLNDELSKR